The stretch of DNA AGGAAGCGGTCGGAATTAAAAAATCTCATATTGGTATTAGTGGGCAGTCCTGGATTTGGATATGAGGAGATACAGCGTTGGATCAAAGATCACCATGCGCAAGACTGGGTGCGCGAATTAGGCTGGCTGCCATCGGAAGATGTCGCGGTTTTGATGAATGGCGCCTTGAGCCTCCTCGCATTAAGTTGCGAGGAAGGGTTCGGGTTGACTGTGCTTGAAGCGCTCGCGTGCGGCACGACTGTACTTGCGTCCGATATCCCGGCTCATCGGGAAGTGGGAGCAGAGTTCGTCACTTATGTGGATCGTATGAATATATCGGCTATTTCACAAGCGATTACCAAAATTAATAATACGCCGGAAAAAAAGAGACAGAAAATGGAGTATGCTTCTCAGTTTACCTGGCGGCATGCTGCGCAAAGCATATATGAAAAATTAGTGTTGATATATGAAATATAGAGTTATTATCACATTTTTGTCCATCATTCTATTTTCAATTGTTTATATTTCTGCCGCACATGCGAGCAGTTTCCCTCGTTTGGCAAATTATTATCTAACGGGAGGAGGTATTACGGAACAGGAAGCGCAAGAACTAACGAAATGGGATGTGGTCATTATGGGAATGGAAGTACCCGAAATTTCGCCGGCGGCGTTTGCGCTTATAAAAAAAAATAATCCCGACGTCAAATTGTTGGTGTATGTGGACAGTATAATGCGTGGCACGGCCCCGGTGCAGTGGCGAAGCTCTTTTCATGAGTATCATTACAATAATGCAAAAAGTGAGTGGCTTTTGCAATCTCCACAGGGCGAGAGCATGACATTCTGGCCAGGGACAGAGATAATGAATCCCACCGATTATGCGCCTTTGGCGCAGGGGAAACGTTGGAATGATTTTTTGCCAGCATTTGCTGCTCAGGTTTATCAGAAACAAGGAGTTTGGGACGGCATTTTTTTTGACGACGCGATGTCGGACATTTCCTGGCTGAATAACGGGAATATCGACATTACTAATGACGGCGTCAAAGACGCGCCGGAATTTATTGATAAGGCGTGGCGAACAGGTATGCGAAGCATTTATCAAAAAACGCGCGCCAATTTGGGCGATAATATAATTATTATCACTAATTCAAGTTATGAATATAGCGAACAGTTGAACGGCCGGATGTTTGAGACAGTGCTAACGCATGGGTGGAAGTGGGATGAGCAAATCAAAGCCATCGAGGATGCGGGAAGTTCAGGCGGTTACCTGCCGCGCTATATCGTGGTGAACGCCAATACTGACAACACAGGCAATCGGGAAGATTGGCGCAAATTTCGTTTCGCCTTCACATCGACATTACTGACTGACGCTTATTTCAGCTACGACTACGGCGACAAATGGCACGAACAAATCTGGTGGTATGATGAATATAATGTAAATTTAGGTAATGCGAGGAGCAACGCATATGCAGTAACTAACAAAGAAAGGACATTGTTAGGCGTATGGCGTCGGGATTTTGAAAAGGGGATTGCTTTGGTGAATATTACAGGAGTTGCACAAACGGTAATCGTAGGCAGCAATTTTAAAAAGATAAACGGCACGCAGGATAAGAGCGTAAATAACGGACAGCGCGTCTCGCAAATTACGATGGGTGCATACGATGGTATTGTTTTAGAGAGAGTGAATCAAGAATCTGTGCCACAGAATATGACTGTATCGCAAGGATTCGTTGCAGGCAGTAACGCGGAGTTATGGGATATGACAACAGGTAAATCGGTAGGTATTATGGTTTTGAATTTACAATCAATTCCTAAGGGTACGTTTGGTTTAATAAACGATTTAGACAGTGACGGTATCGATGAGACCATTATTTGGAAAAATGGAGCATTAACCCTCTACCGGAATGGACAAAAAATGTGGCTCATGTACCCATATGACAAACGTTGGCGAGGCAGTGTAAGTCTTGCATCAGGAGATGTGGACGGTGACGGTATGCGTGAAATTGTGCTTGCCGCGGGCTTTGGCGGCGGCCCTCATGTAAGGATTGTTGATGTAATGGGAAAGTTAAGAGGGC from Patescibacteria group bacterium encodes:
- a CDS encoding putative glycoside hydrolase, which gives rise to MKYRVIITFLSIILFSIVYISAAHASSFPRLANYYLTGGGITEQEAQELTKWDVVIMGMEVPEISPAAFALIKKNNPDVKLLVYVDSIMRGTAPVQWRSSFHEYHYNNAKSEWLLQSPQGESMTFWPGTEIMNPTDYAPLAQGKRWNDFLPAFAAQVYQKQGVWDGIFFDDAMSDISWLNNGNIDITNDGVKDAPEFIDKAWRTGMRSIYQKTRANLGDNIIIITNSSYEYSEQLNGRMFETVLTHGWKWDEQIKAIEDAGSSGGYLPRYIVVNANTDNTGNREDWRKFRFAFTSTLLTDAYFSYDYGDKWHEQIWWYDEYNVNLGNARSNAYAVTNKERTLLGVWRRDFEKGIALVNITGVAQTVIVGSNFKKINGTQDKSVNNGQRVSQITMGAYDGIVLERVNQESVPQNMTVSQGFVAGSNAELWDMTTGKSVGIMVLNLQSIPKGTFGLINDLDSDGIDETIIWKNGALTLYRNGQKMWLMYPYDKRWRGSVSLASGDVDGDGMREIVLAAGFGGGPHVRIVDVMGKLRGPGFFAGNKNSRTGTFVDVNDINGDGVDEIIAGTGRGEEPWVRIFDAKGTLLNSFLAYERNNQQGVSVVASDVNNDKVSEIFTINANHVKVYASTGILLDQFTLSNQGKNNKRVVIVQDALHKRLATY